From the genome of Streptomyces sp. NBC_01260, one region includes:
- a CDS encoding DUF488 domain-containing protein, with the protein MGSSSDVRVRRVYDPQEDGDGTRVLVDRLWPRGVAKGRAAIDKWLKDLTPSNELRSWYHEDRSGTRYDDFVDRYRAELADPAHTAAVGELVALVRDGGPVTLVTAVKDVPHSHVPVLVEHLEHELHHG; encoded by the coding sequence GTGGGCAGCAGCAGTGACGTGCGGGTACGCCGGGTGTACGACCCGCAGGAGGACGGCGACGGCACCCGCGTCCTGGTCGACCGGCTCTGGCCGCGCGGGGTCGCCAAGGGGCGCGCCGCGATCGACAAGTGGCTCAAGGACCTCACCCCGTCGAACGAGCTGCGCTCCTGGTACCACGAGGACCGCTCCGGCACCCGCTACGACGACTTCGTCGACCGCTACCGCGCGGAACTGGCCGACCCCGCGCACACCGCGGCCGTCGGCGAACTCGTCGCGCTGGTCCGCGACGGCGGCCCGGTGACGCTGGTCACGGCGGTCAAGGACGTCCCGCACAGCCATGTACCGGTCCTCGTCGAGCATCTGGAACACGAGCTGCACCACGGCTGA
- a CDS encoding NAD(P)H-hydrate dehydratase → MRTAYSVSTVRAAEQALMARLPEGALMQRAAAGLAAACTDVLRRGGRVYGSRVVVLVGSGDNGGDALYAGARLARRGAGVLAVRVSPGRAHAGGSAALRAAGGRVVDDDAGPADGRHRDWGRRVDLVVDGITGIGGRGGLRPAAAALVERYAAHGAPVVAVDLPSGVEADTGEVRGDAVRADATVTFGAYKPGLLIDPAAERAGALHLVDIGLGAELPDVPDLEALQYADVAALLPVPGAGSDKYRRGVLGIVAGSARYPGAAVLAVSGALRGGAGAVRYVGPGADAVIARHPETLVHAGPPSKAGRVQAWVVGPGLGDGTDAVEAVRDVLAADVPVLVDADGLRLLDAAVVRARTAPTVLTPHAGEAAALLGVPREEVEAGRLDAVRELASRFRATVLLKGSTTLVATDDPHTPVRVNPTGTSWLATAGSGDVLSGLTGSLLAAGLALRDAASVGAHLHGLAARHASDGSPVAAQDVAEAIRAAWRDVRA, encoded by the coding sequence ATGCGTACTGCGTACAGCGTTTCGACCGTACGGGCCGCCGAACAGGCCCTCATGGCACGGCTCCCGGAGGGCGCGCTGATGCAGCGCGCCGCCGCCGGACTCGCCGCCGCCTGCACCGATGTGCTGCGGCGTGGTGGCCGGGTGTACGGGTCCCGGGTCGTCGTCCTCGTCGGCAGCGGCGACAACGGCGGCGACGCGCTGTACGCGGGCGCCCGGCTCGCCCGGCGCGGGGCCGGTGTGCTGGCCGTACGGGTCTCGCCGGGCCGGGCCCACGCGGGCGGGAGCGCGGCGCTGCGCGCGGCGGGCGGGCGGGTGGTGGACGACGACGCCGGCCCGGCGGACGGCCGGCACCGCGACTGGGGCCGCCGGGTCGACCTCGTCGTCGACGGCATCACCGGCATCGGCGGGCGCGGCGGGCTGCGCCCGGCGGCGGCCGCACTGGTGGAGCGGTACGCGGCACACGGGGCGCCCGTCGTCGCCGTCGATCTGCCGAGCGGCGTCGAGGCCGACACCGGCGAGGTGCGGGGGGACGCGGTCCGCGCGGACGCGACCGTCACCTTCGGGGCGTACAAGCCGGGGCTCCTCATCGACCCGGCCGCCGAACGGGCGGGGGCGCTGCACCTCGTGGACATCGGGCTCGGCGCCGAACTGCCGGACGTGCCCGATCTGGAGGCGCTCCAGTACGCGGACGTGGCCGCGCTGCTGCCCGTACCGGGCGCCGGGAGCGACAAGTACCGGCGCGGTGTCCTCGGCATCGTCGCCGGGTCGGCGCGCTATCCGGGGGCGGCGGTACTGGCCGTCTCCGGGGCGTTGCGCGGCGGTGCCGGTGCGGTGCGGTACGTCGGCCCGGGGGCGGACGCGGTCATCGCGCGGCATCCGGAGACCCTGGTCCACGCGGGCCCGCCGTCGAAGGCCGGGCGGGTGCAGGCCTGGGTCGTCGGGCCGGGGCTCGGCGACGGCACGGACGCCGTCGAGGCGGTCCGCGACGTGCTGGCCGCCGACGTCCCGGTGCTGGTCGACGCGGACGGGCTGCGGCTGCTGGACGCCGCCGTCGTACGGGCGCGCACCGCCCCCACCGTCCTCACCCCGCACGCCGGGGAGGCCGCCGCGCTGCTCGGCGTCCCCCGCGAGGAGGTCGAGGCCGGGCGGCTCGACGCCGTACGCGAACTCGCCTCCCGCTTCCGCGCGACGGTCCTGCTCAAGGGCTCGACGACGCTCGTCGCCACCGATGACCCGCACACTCCCGTGCGGGTGAACCCGACCGGCACCTCCTGGCTGGCCACCGCGGGCAGCGGCGACGTCCTGTCCGGGCTGACCGGCTCCCTGCTCGCCGCCGGCCTCGCCCTCCGCGACGCCGCGTCCGTCGGCGCCCACCTCCACGGCCTCGCGGCCCGGCACGCCTCCGACGGCTCCCCGGTCGCCGCACAGGACGTCGCGGAGGCGATCCGGGCGGCCTGGCGGGACGTACGGGCCTGA
- a CDS encoding holo-ACP synthase produces MIIGVGIDVAEIERFDAALERTPQLAQRLFLESELLLPGGERRGIASLAARFAAKEALAKALGAPAGLLWTDAEVYVEESGQPRLRVIGTVAARAAELGVRQWHVSLSHDAGIASAVVIAEG; encoded by the coding sequence GTGATCATCGGGGTCGGGATCGATGTGGCGGAGATCGAGCGGTTCGACGCGGCGCTGGAACGCACGCCGCAGCTGGCCCAGCGCCTCTTCCTGGAGAGCGAGTTGCTGCTGCCCGGCGGCGAGCGGCGCGGGATCGCCTCGCTGGCCGCCCGGTTCGCCGCCAAGGAGGCCCTCGCCAAGGCCCTCGGCGCGCCCGCCGGGCTGCTGTGGACCGACGCCGAGGTGTACGTCGAGGAGAGCGGGCAGCCCCGGCTGCGGGTGATCGGCACGGTCGCCGCGCGCGCCGCCGAACTGGGCGTGCGGCAGTGGCATGTGTCGCTCAGCCATGACGCGGGCATCGCGTCGGCCGTGGTGATCGCGGAGGGCTGA
- the glmS gene encoding glutamine--fructose-6-phosphate transaminase (isomerizing) has product MCGIVGYVGRQSAQDVVVAGLKRLEYRGYDSAGIAVLSDGGLAAAKKAGKLVNLEKLLVERPLPTGSAGIGHTRWATHGGPTDANAHPHHDNAGRVAVVHNGIIENFAALRSELIGRGHELVSETDTEVVAHLLAEAYSGSEDPAEAMRQVCGRLEGAFTLVAVFADAPDVVVGARRNSPLVVGVGDGEAFLASDVAAFIAHTRSAIELGQDQVVELRREGVLVTGFDGRPAEVLPYHVDWDASAAEKGGYPSFMLKEIAEQPKAVTDTLLGRIDPEGSLRLDEVRITPGELREVDKVVIVACGTAFHAGMIAKYAIEHWTRIPCETELASEFRYRDPILDQRTLVIAISQSGETMDTLMAVRHAREQGAKVLAICNTNGSTIPRESDAVLYTHAGPEIAVASTKAFLTQLVACYLVALYLGQVRGTKWGDEIRTVIRQLSEISGEVQRVLATMEPVRALARSLAGHDTVLFLGRHVGYPVALEGALKLKELAYMHAEGFAAGELKHGPIALIEDGLPVVVVVPSPRGRSVLHGKIVSNIQEIRARGALTVVIAEEGDEAVVPYADHLIRIPATPTLLQPLVATVPLQVFACELATARGNEVDQPRNLAKSVTVE; this is encoded by the coding sequence ATGTGCGGAATCGTCGGATACGTCGGTAGGCAGTCGGCGCAGGACGTCGTCGTCGCGGGCCTCAAGCGGCTGGAGTACCGGGGGTACGACTCCGCCGGGATCGCCGTCCTCTCCGATGGCGGGCTGGCCGCCGCGAAGAAGGCCGGGAAGCTGGTCAATCTGGAGAAGCTGCTGGTCGAGCGGCCGCTGCCGACCGGCAGCGCCGGCATCGGGCACACCCGCTGGGCGACCCACGGCGGGCCCACCGACGCCAACGCCCACCCGCACCACGACAACGCCGGACGCGTCGCCGTCGTGCACAACGGGATCATCGAGAACTTCGCCGCTCTGCGGTCCGAGCTGATCGGGCGCGGCCACGAGCTGGTCTCCGAGACCGACACCGAGGTCGTCGCCCACCTCCTCGCCGAGGCGTACTCGGGCAGTGAGGACCCGGCCGAGGCGATGCGGCAGGTCTGCGGACGGCTCGAAGGGGCGTTCACCCTGGTCGCCGTGTTCGCGGACGCGCCCGACGTGGTGGTCGGGGCCCGGCGGAACTCGCCGCTCGTGGTGGGTGTGGGGGACGGCGAGGCGTTCCTCGCCTCCGATGTCGCCGCGTTCATCGCGCACACCAGGTCCGCGATCGAGCTGGGCCAGGACCAGGTGGTCGAGCTGCGCCGGGAGGGGGTCCTCGTCACCGGGTTCGACGGGCGGCCCGCCGAGGTGCTTCCGTACCACGTGGACTGGGACGCGTCCGCCGCCGAGAAGGGCGGCTACCCCTCCTTCATGCTCAAGGAGATCGCCGAGCAGCCGAAGGCCGTCACGGACACCCTCCTCGGCCGGATCGACCCGGAGGGGAGCCTCCGCCTCGACGAGGTGCGGATCACGCCGGGGGAGCTCCGCGAGGTCGACAAGGTGGTGATCGTCGCCTGCGGGACCGCGTTCCATGCCGGGATGATCGCCAAGTACGCCATCGAGCACTGGACCCGGATTCCCTGCGAGACCGAGCTGGCCAGCGAGTTCCGCTACCGGGACCCGATCCTGGACCAGCGCACCCTCGTCATCGCGATCTCGCAGTCCGGCGAGACGATGGACACTCTGATGGCGGTGCGGCACGCCCGCGAGCAGGGCGCGAAGGTCCTCGCCATCTGCAACACCAACGGGTCCACCATTCCGCGCGAGTCCGACGCCGTCCTCTACACGCACGCCGGGCCCGAGATCGCCGTCGCCTCGACCAAGGCGTTCCTCACCCAGCTCGTCGCCTGCTACCTCGTCGCCCTGTACCTCGGCCAGGTCCGCGGGACCAAGTGGGGCGACGAGATCCGCACCGTCATCCGTCAGCTCTCCGAGATCTCCGGCGAGGTCCAGCGGGTCCTGGCGACCATGGAGCCGGTGCGCGCGCTGGCCCGCTCCCTGGCGGGCCACGACACCGTGCTCTTCCTCGGCCGGCACGTCGGCTACCCGGTTGCCCTGGAAGGCGCGTTGAAGCTCAAGGAGCTCGCGTACATGCACGCCGAGGGGTTCGCCGCCGGTGAGCTCAAGCACGGGCCGATCGCCCTGATCGAGGACGGCCTCCCGGTCGTCGTGGTGGTGCCGTCGCCGCGCGGGCGCTCGGTGCTGCACGGCAAGATCGTGTCGAACATCCAGGAGATCCGGGCCCGCGGCGCGCTCACCGTCGTCATCGCCGAGGAGGGCGACGAGGCGGTCGTCCCGTATGCCGACCACCTCATCCGGATTCCCGCAACGCCTACGCTGCTTCAGCCGCTGGTCGCGACCGTGCCCTTGCAGGTCTTCGCCTGCGAGCTGGCCACGGCCCGCGGCAACGAAGTGGACCAGCCGCGCAATCTGGCGAAGTCCGTCACGGTGGAATGA
- a CDS encoding FMN-binding glutamate synthase family protein: MRARNIVAATATALALVGARDLVQKKHALLRNFPVVGHARYLLETIGPELRQYIVTSNDEERPFSRDQRTWIYASAKGENNYFGFGTDNDIEHVQGHAYVKQRTFAGELLPDVHDPQALLPSAKVLGGPRGRAKAFRPASVVNISAMSFGSLSGAAITALNNGAALAGTMHNTGEGGLSPYHRNGGDLVLQLGTSYFGCRNEDGTFNIDKLMDVVAGAPVKAIEIKLSQGAKPGLGGLLPGAKVTPEIAEIRGIPLGEDCASPSRHTAFSDVDSMLDFVELLATETGLPVGIKSAVGEMGFWQELATLMARGDRGVDFVTVDGGEGGTGAAPLIFADSVSLPFRMGFSRVYGTFAELGLTDDLTFIASGKLGLPENAVVAFALGADMINVAREAMLSIGCIQSQKCHTDKCPTGVATQNPRLARGLDPTSKAARAAAYLRTLRMELMKVSAAVGVAHPAFITADDIEILNGDYDARTLSGVYGYKDGWGELGPHVADEITELLATRSKAAFEKGPAV, encoded by the coding sequence ATGCGTGCCCGGAATATCGTTGCCGCCACCGCGACAGCACTGGCGCTGGTGGGCGCCCGCGACCTCGTCCAGAAGAAGCACGCACTGCTCCGGAACTTCCCGGTGGTCGGGCACGCCCGGTACCTGCTGGAGACGATCGGGCCGGAGCTGCGGCAGTACATCGTGACCTCCAACGACGAGGAGCGCCCGTTCAGTCGTGACCAGCGCACCTGGATCTACGCGTCGGCGAAGGGCGAGAACAACTACTTCGGGTTCGGAACCGACAACGACATCGAGCACGTGCAGGGGCACGCGTACGTGAAGCAGCGCACGTTCGCCGGAGAACTGCTCCCCGACGTGCACGACCCGCAGGCCCTGCTGCCCTCGGCCAAGGTGTTGGGCGGGCCGCGCGGACGCGCCAAGGCGTTCCGGCCGGCGAGCGTGGTGAACATCTCGGCGATGAGCTTCGGATCGCTCTCCGGTGCGGCGATCACGGCCCTCAACAATGGGGCGGCGCTGGCGGGCACGATGCACAACACGGGCGAGGGTGGCCTCTCGCCGTACCACCGCAACGGCGGCGACCTCGTTCTTCAGCTCGGTACGAGCTACTTCGGCTGCCGCAACGAGGACGGCACCTTCAACATCGACAAGCTCATGGATGTGGTCGCCGGCGCCCCGGTCAAGGCGATAGAGATCAAGCTCTCCCAGGGCGCCAAGCCGGGGCTGGGCGGGTTGCTGCCGGGCGCGAAGGTGACCCCGGAGATCGCCGAGATCCGGGGCATCCCGCTCGGCGAGGACTGCGCCTCCCCGTCGCGGCACACCGCGTTCAGCGATGTCGACTCGATGCTCGACTTCGTCGAACTGCTCGCCACCGAGACCGGTCTGCCGGTCGGGATCAAGAGCGCGGTGGGAGAGATGGGGTTCTGGCAGGAGCTGGCCACGCTGATGGCGCGTGGCGACCGCGGCGTCGACTTCGTGACCGTCGACGGCGGCGAGGGCGGCACCGGGGCGGCGCCGTTGATCTTCGCCGACTCGGTGTCGCTGCCGTTCCGGATGGGCTTCTCCCGGGTCTACGGCACCTTCGCCGAGCTGGGGCTGACCGACGACCTGACCTTCATCGCCTCCGGCAAGCTCGGCCTGCCCGAGAACGCCGTGGTCGCCTTCGCCCTGGGCGCCGACATGATCAACGTGGCTCGTGAGGCGATGCTGTCGATCGGCTGTATCCAGTCGCAGAAGTGTCACACCGACAAGTGCCCCACCGGCGTAGCCACCCAGAACCCACGCCTGGCCCGCGGCCTCGACCCGACCTCGAAGGCAGCCCGCGCCGCCGCCTACCTGCGCACCCTGCGGATGGAGCTGATGAAGGTCTCGGCGGCCGTCGGCGTCGCCCACCCGGCCTTCATCACGGCCGACGACATCGAGATCCTTAACGGCGACTACGACGCCCGCACCCTGTCCGGTGTCTACGGCTACAAGGACGGCTGGGGCGAGCTGGGCCCGCACGTCGCCGATGAGATCACCGAGTTGCTCGCCACCCGGTCGAAGGCGGCCTTCGAGAAGGGACCGGCCGTCTGA
- a CDS encoding ATP-binding protein: protein MAFTGRSRELRILGTWLERVTSGAGGSTGQALVIKGRRRIGKTRLVQEFCARSGQPYVFFQATRSQPAPMARRALFDAVACGQGMRDHGAALEHAAAPQDWVRTLAAVAATLPTDEPVILVLDEVPWLSEADPGFDAALKTAWDMHLSAKPVLLLLLGSDLAMMDRLTSYDHPFYGRAGQYTVGPLSPADVQDSTGLDAAAALDAYLVTGGFPEVVTGWRTGEPVAAYLNRQVEDPSSVLLTTGERSLAAEFPARLQAGRVLRAIGSGERTFSGIAASTGGADGRALAHGTLAPILAELTEAKRIVAADLPLSTRAAPKLKRYRIADTYLRFWLAHLENAVAQAERGRGEVSAARIQQSWPSWRGRAVEPVIRESLARRVPDGLFPEATEVGGWWNRQNNPEVDLIGADTQPVARQVAFVGSVKWRDETPFGARDLAELVASAQQVPGAQGAALIAVGRRPPTDAAAEGLAAHWGPEDVLAAWR, encoded by the coding sequence GTGGCCTTCACCGGACGCAGCCGTGAGCTGCGCATTCTCGGAACATGGCTGGAGCGCGTCACTTCGGGGGCAGGGGGCAGCACCGGGCAGGCGCTGGTGATCAAGGGCCGACGCCGGATCGGCAAGACCCGCCTGGTGCAGGAGTTCTGTGCCCGTTCGGGGCAGCCGTACGTCTTCTTCCAGGCGACCCGCAGCCAACCCGCGCCTATGGCCCGGCGGGCCCTGTTCGACGCGGTTGCCTGCGGCCAGGGAATGCGGGACCACGGCGCGGCGCTGGAGCACGCCGCCGCCCCGCAGGACTGGGTCCGGACGCTGGCCGCAGTCGCGGCCACCCTGCCCACGGACGAGCCGGTGATTCTCGTACTGGACGAGGTCCCCTGGCTCTCCGAGGCGGACCCGGGATTCGACGCGGCGCTCAAGACGGCGTGGGACATGCATCTGTCCGCGAAGCCGGTGCTCCTGCTGCTGCTCGGCTCCGACCTGGCGATGATGGACCGGCTGACGTCGTACGACCATCCGTTCTACGGCCGGGCGGGTCAGTACACCGTGGGGCCGCTCAGCCCGGCGGACGTGCAGGACTCCACCGGACTGGACGCGGCAGCCGCGCTCGACGCCTACCTCGTCACCGGGGGCTTCCCCGAAGTGGTCACCGGCTGGCGGACCGGGGAACCGGTCGCCGCGTACCTGAACCGCCAGGTGGAGGACCCGTCGTCAGTGCTGCTCACGACGGGCGAGCGCTCCCTCGCGGCGGAGTTCCCCGCCCGGCTCCAGGCGGGCAGGGTGCTCCGGGCGATCGGCTCCGGCGAGCGCACCTTCTCCGGCATCGCCGCAAGCACGGGCGGCGCCGACGGGCGAGCGCTGGCGCACGGCACCCTCGCCCCGATACTGGCCGAACTCACCGAGGCGAAGCGGATCGTGGCCGCCGACCTCCCGCTGTCCACCCGGGCGGCCCCCAAGCTCAAGCGCTACCGCATCGCGGACACCTATCTGCGCTTCTGGCTGGCCCACTTGGAGAACGCCGTCGCACAGGCAGAAAGAGGCCGGGGCGAGGTCTCGGCCGCACGCATCCAACAGTCCTGGCCGTCCTGGCGGGGGCGCGCGGTGGAACCGGTGATCAGGGAGTCGCTCGCCCGCCGGGTGCCGGACGGCCTCTTCCCCGAGGCGACCGAGGTCGGCGGCTGGTGGAACCGTCAGAACAACCCGGAGGTCGACCTCATCGGTGCCGACACCCAACCGGTGGCGCGCCAAGTCGCCTTCGTGGGCTCGGTGAAGTGGCGCGACGAGACCCCGTTCGGGGCACGGGACCTGGCCGAACTCGTCGCGTCCGCGCAGCAGGTGCCGGGCGCGCAGGGCGCGGCCCTGATCGCGGTCGGCCGCAGGCCCCCGACAGACGCGGCGGCCGAGGGGCTGGCCGCGCACTGGGGGCCCGAGGACGTACTCGCCGCGTGGCGGTGA
- a CDS encoding DUF397 domain-containing protein: protein MTRKTIIGDGSELEWLKSSYSSNDGPACVEVAAAPTAVHVRDSKNIPGPELGFAPGVWAEFVSYASSD, encoded by the coding sequence ATGACCCGCAAGACCATCATCGGAGACGGCTCCGAGCTGGAGTGGCTCAAGAGCAGCTACAGCAGCAACGACGGCCCGGCATGCGTCGAGGTAGCCGCCGCCCCCACCGCCGTCCACGTCCGCGACTCCAAGAACATCCCCGGCCCCGAACTCGGCTTCGCCCCGGGCGTCTGGGCCGAGTTCGTCTCGTACGCGTCGTCCGACTGA
- a CDS encoding helix-turn-helix domain-containing protein: protein MSGNDVVDGPDWAVDPEDESGAVMAVVGRQIRLWREAAGLRASELGEAIGYGENQVYKVETGTRIPKPEFLDRADKALGANGKIAAMKRDVAEARYPRKVRDLAKLEADAVELGAYDNHNLNGLLQTEEYARALYEMRRPSFGRDEIDRHVAARMARQEVFERQPLTMLTFVQEEATIRRPLGGRAAARRQLERLLEIGQLRNVEIQVMPTDREDHAGMGGQFHLLKFDDGTSVGHWEGQLSSSLVSDPKQVRIIEMRYGIIRAQALTPRESLAFIEKVLGER from the coding sequence ATGAGTGGCAACGACGTGGTGGACGGACCGGATTGGGCTGTCGACCCCGAGGACGAGTCGGGGGCCGTGATGGCCGTCGTCGGCCGGCAGATCCGGCTCTGGCGTGAGGCGGCGGGCTTACGCGCCTCGGAGCTCGGCGAGGCGATCGGGTACGGCGAGAACCAGGTCTACAAGGTGGAGACCGGCACCCGGATTCCCAAGCCGGAGTTCCTGGACCGGGCGGACAAGGCCCTGGGTGCGAACGGCAAGATCGCCGCGATGAAGCGGGACGTGGCGGAGGCGCGGTACCCGAGGAAGGTTCGTGATCTGGCCAAGCTGGAAGCCGATGCGGTGGAGCTCGGCGCGTACGACAACCACAACCTGAACGGTCTGTTGCAGACCGAGGAGTACGCGCGGGCTCTTTACGAGATGCGGCGGCCTTCGTTCGGGCGAGATGAGATCGATCGTCACGTCGCTGCACGGATGGCGCGCCAAGAGGTGTTCGAACGTCAGCCGCTGACCATGCTGACGTTCGTTCAGGAAGAGGCGACGATCCGGCGCCCGCTCGGGGGCAGGGCGGCTGCGCGTCGCCAGCTTGAACGGCTGCTGGAAATCGGGCAGTTGCGGAATGTCGAGATCCAGGTGATGCCGACGGACCGGGAGGACCACGCCGGGATGGGTGGGCAATTCCACCTACTGAAGTTCGATGACGGCACGTCGGTGGGACACTGGGAGGGGCAGTTGTCCAGCAGCCTCGTCTCCGACCCCAAGCAGGTCCGGATCATCGAGATGCGGTACGGAATCATCCGGGCTCAGGCTCTCACTCCACGGGAGTCTCTGGCCTTCATCGAGAAAGTGCTGGGAGAGAGATGA
- a CDS encoding ATP-binding protein, with protein sequence MNREITQPRARSGMFAVQLSATRRGARLARLLATEQLRSWGLPLDDASQIIAELASNAALHGYVAGRDFRILLTVTGDTLRIEVADARGDRLPRLLEQSEAYESGRGLLLVEALATRWGVEHGPFPRKTVWAEIALTGS encoded by the coding sequence GTGAACCGAGAAATCACCCAACCGCGTGCACGCAGCGGGATGTTCGCCGTGCAGCTCTCCGCGACCCGCCGGGGCGCCCGGCTCGCCCGGCTGCTGGCGACGGAACAGCTCCGTTCCTGGGGGCTGCCGCTGGACGACGCGAGCCAGATCATCGCCGAGCTGGCGTCGAACGCGGCGCTGCACGGATACGTGGCGGGGCGGGACTTCCGCATCCTGCTGACGGTCACCGGGGACACGCTGCGCATCGAGGTGGCGGACGCACGCGGGGACCGGCTGCCCCGGCTTCTGGAACAGTCCGAGGCGTACGAGTCCGGCCGCGGGCTTCTCCTCGTCGAGGCACTGGCCACACGCTGGGGCGTCGAGCACGGCCCGTTCCCGCGGAAGACGGTCTGGGCGGAGATCGCCCTGACCGGATCGTAA
- a CDS encoding helix-turn-helix domain-containing protein — protein MRHTSHFTVVGNHLAQHQDLSLVAIGLATHIQSLPAGAKVGIKFLVERFPESEARIAGALRELEENGYLRRDRERLASGRVVTRTTSYNQPCTQATSPPARHPNRADRTGRASTRSTRLARPAAARAIPATAIPATAPSAPAPVPVATPVAPPVAAPGPATATAPAPVAAPAPVRPQPQTPDPDLHRTASALLLELRREAAVLVLSENDVRSLTPAVATWLERDATPASVTLALTTDLPVPLKYPAKLLAHRLSTLLPAPVPASSVAPPPVPFQNCDDCDRAFRAPEPGRCGECLAESSVECPAPASGRPHAPAHTRPGPKYATAAPTPWTWPPGECSSR, from the coding sequence GTGCGCCACACCAGTCACTTCACGGTCGTGGGGAACCACCTGGCCCAGCACCAGGATCTTTCGCTCGTCGCGATCGGGCTCGCCACCCACATCCAGTCGCTGCCCGCCGGGGCGAAGGTCGGCATCAAGTTCCTGGTCGAGCGCTTCCCGGAGAGCGAGGCCCGCATCGCCGGGGCGCTGCGCGAACTCGAAGAGAACGGCTACCTGAGGCGCGACCGCGAACGTCTGGCCAGCGGCCGCGTGGTCACGCGCACGACGTCGTACAACCAGCCGTGTACGCAGGCGACCAGCCCGCCCGCACGCCACCCGAACCGCGCCGACCGCACCGGCCGCGCCTCCACCCGTTCCACGCGTCTCGCGCGGCCGGCTGCGGCCAGGGCGATTCCGGCCACGGCGATTCCGGCAACGGCGCCATCCGCTCCCGCACCCGTGCCCGTTGCGACCCCCGTTGCGCCCCCCGTCGCGGCGCCCGGTCCAGCAACCGCTACCGCTCCGGCTCCGGTCGCCGCACCCGCCCCCGTCCGCCCTCAGCCGCAGACGCCCGACCCGGACCTGCACCGCACCGCCTCGGCGCTCCTGCTCGAACTGCGGCGCGAGGCCGCCGTACTCGTCCTCTCCGAGAACGACGTCCGCAGCCTCACCCCCGCCGTCGCCACCTGGCTCGAACGCGACGCCACCCCCGCATCAGTCACCCTTGCCCTGACCACAGACCTGCCCGTGCCCCTGAAGTACCCGGCCAAGCTGCTGGCGCACCGGCTGAGCACACTGCTCCCGGCCCCCGTCCCGGCCTCTTCCGTCGCCCCTCCCCCGGTGCCGTTCCAGAACTGCGACGACTGCGACCGCGCGTTCAGAGCACCCGAGCCCGGCCGGTGCGGCGAGTGCCTCGCGGAGTCGTCCGTGGAATGCCCGGCGCCCGCATCCGGCAGGCCTCACGCGCCTGCTCACACGCGCCCGGGACCGAAGTACGCCACGGCCGCACCGACCCCGTGGACCTGGCCACCGGGCGAATGTTCCTCCCGCTGA